Proteins encoded by one window of Streptacidiphilus sp. PB12-B1b:
- a CDS encoding PfaD family polyunsaturated fatty acid/polyketide biosynthesis protein yields the protein MNAGGERGEDRAGRLGCASFRRDFGVDYAYLSGSMYRGIASKELVVAMGRAGFMGFLGAAGLSPERVTDDIAHIRRQLAPHQPFGVNLLCDLQYPARETANVDMLLAHGVRVIEASAFIKVTPALVQFHLSGLRARPGGGVARDTRIVAKVSRPEVAREFMQPAPQDIVAQLVAEGRVTREQAALARGVPVAQDLTVEADSGGHTDRGVSTVLLPSMQSLRLHTTREFGYGEKIRLGLAGGIGTPHAVAAAFALGADYVMTGSINQCTVEAGISDVVKDRLQTIDVQDTDYCPAGDMFEIGAQVQVLKKGGLFPARANRLHALYQSYDSWEEIPQGIRRQIQDAYFKKSVDEVWRETCEHLRKTGRESEIERAERSPKRRMALIFRWYYGYSSRLSFVDSEYDRANVQIHTGPALGAFNQWARGAPWESWRNRHPDRMALALMREASSILSDYRQALA from the coding sequence GTGAACGCGGGAGGAGAACGCGGGGAGGACAGGGCAGGGCGGCTCGGCTGCGCGTCCTTCCGCAGGGACTTCGGCGTCGACTACGCCTATCTGTCGGGGTCGATGTACCGCGGTATCGCCTCGAAGGAGTTGGTGGTCGCCATGGGGCGGGCCGGCTTCATGGGCTTCCTGGGCGCCGCCGGCCTGAGCCCCGAGCGGGTGACGGACGATATCGCCCATATCCGGCGGCAGCTGGCGCCGCACCAGCCCTTCGGCGTCAATCTCCTGTGCGACCTCCAGTACCCGGCACGGGAGACGGCCAACGTCGACATGCTGCTCGCTCACGGTGTGCGCGTCATCGAGGCATCGGCCTTCATCAAGGTCACCCCGGCCCTGGTCCAGTTCCATCTGTCGGGCCTGCGGGCCCGGCCGGGAGGCGGGGTCGCCCGGGACACGCGGATCGTCGCCAAGGTCTCGCGGCCCGAGGTGGCCCGCGAGTTCATGCAGCCCGCGCCGCAGGACATCGTCGCGCAGCTGGTGGCCGAGGGCCGGGTCACCCGCGAGCAGGCCGCACTGGCCCGGGGCGTGCCGGTGGCGCAGGACCTCACCGTCGAAGCGGACTCGGGGGGCCACACCGACCGGGGCGTGTCCACCGTGCTGCTGCCGTCGATGCAGAGCCTGCGTCTGCACACGACGCGGGAGTTCGGCTACGGCGAGAAGATCCGGCTGGGGCTGGCCGGGGGGATCGGGACGCCGCACGCCGTCGCCGCCGCCTTCGCCCTGGGAGCCGACTACGTCATGACCGGTTCCATCAACCAGTGCACGGTCGAGGCCGGCATCAGTGACGTGGTGAAGGACCGGCTGCAGACCATCGACGTCCAGGACACCGACTACTGTCCGGCGGGCGACATGTTCGAGATCGGCGCCCAGGTCCAGGTGCTGAAGAAGGGCGGGCTGTTTCCCGCCCGGGCGAACCGGCTCCATGCGCTGTACCAGAGCTACGACTCGTGGGAGGAGATCCCGCAGGGGATTCGCCGGCAGATCCAGGACGCCTACTTCAAGAAGAGTGTCGACGAGGTCTGGCGGGAAACCTGCGAGCATCTGCGGAAGACGGGCCGGGAGTCGGAGATCGAGCGGGCCGAGCGCAGCCCGAAGCGGCGGATGGCGCTGATCTTCCGCTGGTACTACGGCTACAGCAGTCGACTGTCGTTCGTGGACAGCGAGTACGATCGGGCCAATGTCCAGATTCACACCGGGCCCGCCCTGGGGGCTTTCAATCAATGGGCCCGGGGCGCTCCGTGGGAGAGCTGGAGAAATCGGCATCCGGACCGGATGGCGTTGGCGCTGATGCGCGAGGCATCCTCGATTCTTTCGGACTATCGGCAGGCATTGGCGTAG
- the fabD gene encoding ACP S-malonyltransferase, with protein MRTYVFPGQGAQQKGMGASLFDEFEDLTRSADSILGYSIKDLCLEDPEGLLDQTQYTQPAMYVVNALSYYRKLRETGLVPDFLAGHSLGEYNALLAAEVFDFDTGLRLVRKRGELMGRASGGGMAAVLNASEKEVRTVLAENGLDSVDLANFNTPSQIVISGRAEDIKAAMPLFQTGKHLFMPLRTSGAFHSRYMESARVEFGEFLAGISFSKPRIPVISNVTARVYEDHLVRESLTKQMVHAVRWSDTVEHLLGYSGMEFEEIGHGTVLTKLLKKILRELPKVKDTPVRAVQKSTESAGEMVRGWNERYAIGARFRSTTGDYGNLETATAATVLFGHRAAVYMHGYRGYFDLQELEPVPAAR; from the coding sequence ATGCGGACTTACGTCTTCCCCGGGCAGGGGGCGCAGCAGAAGGGAATGGGTGCTTCCCTTTTCGACGAATTCGAGGATCTCACCCGCTCGGCCGACTCGATCCTCGGCTACTCCATCAAGGACCTCTGCCTGGAGGACCCGGAGGGCCTGCTCGACCAGACGCAGTACACGCAGCCCGCGATGTATGTCGTCAACGCCCTGTCCTACTACCGGAAGCTGCGCGAGACCGGGCTGGTTCCGGACTTCTTAGCAGGTCACAGCCTTGGTGAGTACAACGCGTTGCTGGCGGCCGAGGTCTTCGACTTCGACACCGGCCTGCGGCTGGTGCGCAAGCGAGGAGAGCTGATGGGCCGGGCTTCGGGCGGCGGGATGGCTGCCGTGCTGAACGCCTCGGAGAAGGAGGTCCGGACCGTTCTCGCAGAGAACGGGCTCGACTCCGTCGATCTGGCGAACTTCAACACGCCGTCGCAGATCGTGATTTCTGGCCGGGCCGAGGACATCAAGGCCGCGATGCCGCTGTTCCAGACCGGGAAGCACCTGTTCATGCCGTTGCGGACGAGCGGGGCCTTTCACTCCCGATACATGGAGTCGGCCCGCGTGGAGTTCGGCGAGTTCCTGGCCGGGATATCCTTCTCGAAGCCGCGCATACCGGTGATCTCCAATGTGACCGCGAGGGTCTACGAGGACCACCTCGTCAGAGAGAGTCTGACGAAGCAGATGGTCCATGCCGTGCGCTGGTCCGACACGGTGGAGCACCTCCTCGGATATTCCGGAATGGAATTCGAGGAGATCGGCCACGGCACGGTTCTGACCAAATTGCTGAAAAAGATCCTCCGCGAACTCCCGAAGGTGAAGGACACTCCGGTCCGGGCCGTGCAGAAGTCGACCGAGAGTGCCGGAGAAATGGTCCGCGGGTGGAACGAGCGGTATGCGATCGGCGCTCGGTTCCGGTCCACCACCGGCGACTACGGGAACCTTGAGACCGCCACCGCGGCGACCGTTCTCTTTGGGCACCGCGCAGCCGTCTACATGCACGGTTATCGAGGATATTTCGATCTCCAGGAACTGGAGCCGGTCCCCGCTGCACGGTGA